The DNA region CCTCAAAGGTAAAGTAAATTCCATACCCCAGGGCAATGAAAATTCCATAGTGAAAGTCAGTATATATCAGGTAGTGATTTGATACAGATCCTGTAGGATTCCTCCTTGAATGAGACAAGGAGGGGACAGGATGATAGGAGTGGCGATGTATACGACCATAAAGACGTTATGGACACTTGGTAAGAATAAGAGTGAGATAGCGAAACTGACTGGACATGACTGGAAAACAGTACAGAGTGTTATAAAGAACATTGAAGCCGGCAAGACCGAACCTGAGATAAAGAAGCGGGATAGCATTGTGGATAACTTCAAGGAGAAGATTATAGAGATGCTTGAGGCAGAACTCAGCGGGGTGAGGATCCATGAAGAATTAGTTCGGGAAGGATTTGCGGGTTCCTACTCAACGATAAAGAAATTCATAAAGAATATCCGGCGGAAAGAGAATATCTTTGTGAGGGTTCATACGCTTGCCGGCCATGAGGTTCAGGTAGACTTTGGATATGTTGGCAGGATTCGTGACAGTGAAGGCAAGAGCAGAAAGACCTGGGTATTTAACATGCGCTTAAGCCACAGCCGTTATGACTACTACGAGCGTGTATATGACCAGAGGGTTGAGACATTCATTACCTGCCACATTAATGCCTTTGAGTATTTTGGAGGGGTGCCTGAGGTAGTAAAGATAGATAACCTCAAGGCAGCAATACTTGAGGCAAACTTCTATGAGCCTGTGTACCAGAGGATGTATAAGTATTTTGCAGATTATTATGGGTTTAAGCCGCTGCCATGCCGGATATATCATCCTAATGATAAAGGGAAAGTTGAATCCGGCATAAAGTACGTTAAGGGAAACTTCTTTAAGGGTAGGGATTTTAAGGACAGTGCTGATTGTGACAGGAGGCTTGAGGAATGGTTAGAGGCTGCCAACAGGCG from Nitrospirota bacterium includes:
- a CDS encoding IS21 family transposase: MRQGGDRMIGVAMYTTIKTLWTLGKNKSEIAKLTGHDWKTVQSVIKNIEAGKTEPEIKKRDSIVDNFKEKIIEMLEAELSGVRIHEELVREGFAGSYSTIKKFIKNIRRKENIFVRVHTLAGHEVQVDFGYVGRIRDSEGKSRKTWVFNMRLSHSRYDYYERVYDQRVETFITCHINAFEYFGGVPEVVKIDNLKAAILEANFYEPVYQRMYKYFADYYGFKPLPCRIYHPNDKGKVESGIKYVKGNFFKGRDFKDSADCDRRLEEWLEAANRRIHGTTRKVPLDVFSSEEKAKLLPLPENRYQLPKPGSRVVYHDCHIYVDYNYYSVPFEYVGKEVDIEVSDNLLRIFYEERQIVLHTVIEGKGQFSTDPSHYPRHKQYSETEHQEKYQVKMLEIGPFAEQMFFVILRENTRNWGPPVSGILSLTKTYPRDVVELSCKRALVYGAYQYQTVKRICESGSYKLPVDFGTREEA